In a genomic window of Frankiaceae bacterium:
- a CDS encoding GDSL-type esterase/lipase family protein has translation MTVRLLAAALLLTACSNGGPVTSPTPSPPAYPARMAAMGDSITRAFLVCGLPSDCVESSWSTGANVESHATRIRRLSGKPLEVANVAVSGARVDDLPGQAAAAVQSDAEYVTVLIGANDACRPSADAMTSVADFTAAFDRAMSTLADGLPRARVLVASIPDLSRLWAVGKDRQEVRERWAQFGICRSALAPDAPRDRVRQRVMAYNAAMERACGRHTQCRWDGGAVFGHDFVLADVSPLDYWHPGPQGQNTLAEITWQAGYWG, from the coding sequence ATGACCGTGCGCCTGCTCGCCGCCGCCCTGCTGCTCACCGCCTGCTCGAACGGCGGCCCGGTCACGAGCCCCACGCCGTCGCCGCCGGCGTACCCCGCGCGGATGGCGGCGATGGGCGACTCGATCACGCGGGCGTTCCTGGTCTGCGGGCTGCCGTCGGACTGCGTCGAGTCGTCGTGGTCCACCGGCGCCAACGTCGAGAGCCACGCGACCCGCATCCGGCGGCTCAGCGGCAAGCCCCTGGAGGTCGCGAACGTCGCCGTCAGCGGCGCCCGCGTCGACGACCTGCCGGGTCAGGCGGCCGCGGCGGTGCAGAGCGACGCGGAGTACGTCACCGTCCTCATCGGCGCCAACGACGCCTGCCGCCCGTCCGCCGACGCGATGACCTCGGTGGCGGACTTCACGGCGGCGTTCGACCGGGCGATGTCGACGCTCGCCGACGGCCTGCCGCGAGCGCGGGTGCTCGTGGCGTCGATCCCCGACCTGAGCCGCCTGTGGGCGGTGGGCAAGGACAGGCAGGAGGTACGCGAGCGGTGGGCGCAGTTCGGCATCTGCCGTTCCGCGCTCGCGCCGGACGCGCCGCGCGATCGCGTGCGGCAGCGCGTCATGGCGTACAACGCCGCGATGGAACGCGCCTGCGGGCGGCATACCCAGTGCCGGTGGGACGGCGGGGCGGTGTTCGGGCACGACTTCGTGCTCGCCGACGTCAGCCCGCTCGACTACTGGCACCCAGGCCCGCAGGGCCAGAACACCCTCGCCGAGATCACCTGGCAAGCGGGGTACTGGGGCTGA
- a CDS encoding GNAT family N-acetyltransferase, whose product MLRSREAVRLLDDRDLDAAMEVTSRDNVANVFVASRLESVGADPRRLAAELWGYYEDNRLVSLCYAGANLMPVEATPVAAQQFAERARRAGRHCSSLVGPSEAVETMWSQLFGAWGPARDVRRQPLMCIDRRPAVDPEPGVRRVRIDELDTLLPACIAMFTEEVGVSPVAADGGALYRARVAELIAEGRAFALIEDGVVRFKAEIGSATAQACQVQGVWTDPALRGNGLGTRGTAAVVDYALDSIAPVVSLYVNDYNLPARRAYERVGFTTVGSFTSVLF is encoded by the coding sequence TTGCTGCGCTCGCGGGAGGCCGTCCGCCTCCTCGACGACAGGGACCTCGACGCGGCCATGGAGGTCACCTCCCGCGACAACGTCGCCAACGTCTTCGTCGCCTCGCGCCTGGAGTCCGTCGGCGCCGACCCGCGCCGTCTCGCCGCCGAGCTGTGGGGCTACTACGAGGACAACCGCCTCGTCTCCCTCTGCTACGCAGGCGCGAACCTGATGCCGGTCGAGGCCACGCCCGTCGCGGCGCAGCAGTTCGCCGAGCGCGCCCGCCGCGCCGGCCGGCACTGCTCGTCGCTCGTCGGCCCGTCCGAGGCCGTCGAGACGATGTGGTCGCAGCTGTTCGGGGCGTGGGGGCCTGCTCGCGACGTACGCAGGCAGCCGTTGATGTGCATCGACCGCAGGCCCGCCGTCGACCCCGAGCCCGGCGTACGCCGCGTCCGCATCGACGAGCTCGACACGCTGCTGCCCGCGTGCATCGCGATGTTCACCGAGGAGGTCGGCGTGTCGCCGGTCGCGGCCGACGGCGGCGCGCTCTACCGCGCACGCGTCGCCGAGCTCATCGCCGAGGGGAGGGCGTTCGCGCTCATCGAGGACGGCGTCGTGAGGTTCAAGGCCGAGATCGGCTCGGCGACCGCGCAGGCCTGCCAGGTGCAGGGCGTCTGGACCGACCCGGCGTTGCGCGGCAACGGCCTCGGCACTCGCGGCACCGCCGCCGTCGTCGACTACGCGCTCGACTCCATCGCGCCGGTCGTCAGCCTCTACGTCAACGACTACAACCTGCCGGCGCGCAGGGCGTACGAGCGCGTCGGCTTCACGACCGTCGGGTCGTTCACGTCGGTGCTCTTCTGA
- a CDS encoding RNA polymerase sigma factor: MPNPQGQPADADDFATVVREHGDAVYGFVLRRVGGAKPLAEDLTQEAFLRAWRGRRTFREETSMRGWLCAIAANVVRDDARRRRRRPAEVPQPDWLDVPDTSGDPASYGALDDLRTALAALPANQREMFLLRERDGLTYAEIAAALDCPIGTVMSGLSRARARLVEAVRA, translated from the coding sequence ATGCCGAACCCGCAGGGACAGCCCGCCGACGCTGACGACTTCGCGACCGTCGTCCGCGAGCACGGCGACGCCGTCTACGGGTTCGTCCTGCGCCGCGTGGGCGGCGCGAAGCCGCTCGCGGAGGACCTGACGCAGGAGGCGTTCCTGCGCGCGTGGCGGGGGCGGAGGACGTTCAGGGAGGAGACCTCGATGCGCGGCTGGCTCTGCGCCATCGCGGCGAACGTCGTCCGCGACGACGCCCGCCGCCGGCGCCGCAGGCCCGCCGAGGTGCCGCAGCCGGACTGGCTCGACGTGCCCGACACCTCGGGCGACCCGGCGTCGTACGGCGCCCTCGACGACCTCCGTACGGCCCTCGCCGCGCTGCCCGCCAACCAGCGCGAGATGTTCCTGCTGCGCGAGCGCGACGGGCTGACGTACGCCGAGATCGCCGCGGCTCTCGACTGCCCGATCGGCACGGTCATGTCGGGCCTGTCGCGGGCGAGGGCGCGGCTCGTGGAGGCGGTGCGGGCATGA
- a CDS encoding DUF2243 domain-containing protein, producing the protein MRRLTVAGLLLGVGLGGFVDGIVLHQVLQWHHLLTDTSVTSIEKNTLANGLFHAATWVCVLAGVVLLWRSERRAPGRYLAGLLLAGWGAFNLVEGVVDHHLLTIHHVRDDVANPLPWDLGFLALSAVLLGVGWALARRSGRVIDVRDGVRHSAPYGEDPGAHHARTRGPVESGARHAGRQGGR; encoded by the coding sequence ATGCGCCGGCTCACCGTCGCGGGGCTGCTGCTCGGCGTGGGGCTGGGCGGCTTCGTGGACGGCATCGTTCTCCACCAGGTCCTGCAGTGGCACCACCTGCTGACCGACACGTCCGTGACGTCGATCGAGAAGAACACCCTCGCCAACGGGCTCTTCCACGCCGCGACGTGGGTCTGCGTGCTCGCCGGCGTCGTGCTGCTGTGGCGGTCGGAACGCCGCGCCCCAGGGCGCTACCTCGCGGGCCTGCTGCTCGCGGGGTGGGGCGCGTTCAACCTCGTCGAGGGCGTCGTCGACCACCACCTGCTGACGATCCACCACGTGCGCGACGACGTGGCGAACCCGTTGCCGTGGGACCTCGGCTTCCTCGCGCTGAGCGCCGTGCTGCTCGGTGTCGGCTGGGCGCTGGCCAGACGGTCAGGACGGGTCATCGACGTACGCGACGGCGTACGGCACAGTGCGCCGTATGGCGAAGATCCTGGTGCACATCACGCGCGGACCCGAGGACCCGTCGAGAGCGGCGCTCGGCATGCTGGTCGCCAAGGCGGCCGTTGA
- the ispG gene encoding flavodoxin-dependent (E)-4-hydroxy-3-methylbut-2-enyl-diphosphate synthase gives MPAPPLPQVAPRRESRQIKVGDVLVGGGAPVSVQSMTTTKTADVNATLQQIAELTASGCQIVRVAVPDTDDALALPAIARQSKIPVIADIHFQPKYVFAAIDAGCAAVRVNPGNIKKFDDKVGDIARAAADAGIPIRIGVNAGSLEPSLLRKYGRATAEAMVESALWECSLFEEHGFRDIKISVKHNDPVVVINAYRQLAAQCDYPLHLGVTEAGPAFQGTIKSCVGIGALLAEGIGDTIRVSLSVPPVEEVKVGLAILESLGLRERRLEIVSCPSCGRAEVDVYRLAAEVEAALEGMTVPIRVAVMGCVVNGPGEAREADLGVASGKGKGQIFVKGEVVKTVPESQIVETLVYEALRIADEMAAAGAASGAPVVTAS, from the coding sequence ATGCCCGCCCCGCCGCTGCCGCAGGTGGCGCCGCGGCGGGAGAGCCGCCAGATCAAGGTCGGCGACGTGCTCGTCGGCGGCGGCGCGCCGGTGTCCGTGCAGTCCATGACGACGACGAAGACCGCCGACGTCAACGCCACCCTCCAGCAGATCGCCGAGCTGACGGCGTCCGGCTGCCAGATCGTCCGCGTGGCCGTACCCGACACCGACGACGCGCTCGCGCTCCCCGCCATCGCGCGGCAGTCGAAGATCCCGGTCATCGCCGACATCCACTTCCAGCCGAAGTACGTCTTCGCCGCCATCGACGCGGGCTGCGCGGCGGTGCGGGTCAACCCGGGCAACATCAAGAAGTTCGACGACAAGGTCGGCGACATCGCCCGCGCGGCGGCGGATGCCGGCATCCCCATCCGCATCGGGGTCAACGCCGGGTCGCTGGAGCCGTCGTTGCTCCGCAAGTACGGCCGCGCCACCGCGGAGGCGATGGTCGAGAGCGCGCTGTGGGAGTGCTCGCTGTTCGAGGAGCACGGCTTCCGCGACATCAAGATCTCCGTCAAGCACAACGATCCCGTCGTCGTGATCAACGCCTACCGCCAGCTCGCCGCGCAGTGCGACTACCCGCTGCACCTCGGCGTCACCGAGGCGGGCCCCGCGTTCCAGGGCACGATCAAGTCGTGCGTCGGCATCGGCGCGCTGCTCGCCGAGGGCATCGGCGACACGATCCGCGTCTCGCTGTCCGTGCCTCCCGTCGAGGAGGTCAAGGTCGGACTCGCGATCCTCGAGTCGCTGGGCCTGCGCGAACGCCGGCTCGAGATCGTGTCGTGCCCGTCCTGCGGCCGCGCCGAGGTCGACGTCTACCGGCTCGCCGCCGAGGTTGAGGCCGCGCTTGAGGGCATGACCGTCCCGATCCGCGTGGCGGTCATGGGCTGCGTCGTCAACGGTCCGGGCGAGGCCCGCGAGGCCGACCTCGGAGTCGCCTCCGGCAAGGGCAAGGGCCAGATCTTCGTCAAGGGCGAGGTCGTCAAGACCGTGCCCGAGTCGCAGATCGTCGAGACGCTCGTGTACGAGGCGCTGCGGATCGCCGACGAGATGGCGGCCGCGGGGGCGGCCTCCGGCGCGCCCGTCGTGACGGCGAGCTGA
- a CDS encoding DUF2795 domain-containing protein, which translates to MERNSKHGFRVDDAMAAETDSLTRGAPIESRVEEWREAEPSGEDQPVADGILNGDTTQTGVAHDEVELRSELAKRLRASAFPANRQTLEDVALEEQAPGPILDLIRRLPDGRTYENVADIWRTLGGAVEYRGKPLAP; encoded by the coding sequence ATGGAGCGCAACAGCAAGCACGGCTTCCGGGTCGACGACGCGATGGCCGCGGAGACCGACTCACTGACCCGCGGTGCCCCGATCGAGTCCCGCGTCGAGGAGTGGCGCGAGGCAGAGCCGTCCGGCGAGGACCAGCCGGTCGCGGACGGGATCCTGAACGGCGACACCACCCAGACCGGTGTCGCGCACGACGAGGTCGAGCTGCGTTCCGAGCTCGCCAAGCGGCTGCGGGCGTCGGCGTTCCCGGCGAACCGCCAGACGCTGGAGGACGTCGCGCTGGAGGAGCAGGCCCCCGGGCCGATCCTCGACCTGATCCGGCGGCTGCCGGACGGGCGGACGTACGAGAACGTCGCCGACATCTGGCGGACCCTCGGCGGTGCGGTCGAGTACCGCGGCAAGCCGCTCGCGCCGTAA
- a CDS encoding antirestriction protein ArdA translates to MEQNNQGTDQSNYLLAPHRPALWVAPEGEHPLRGAWVDAARPAPLIRADIAAITLRSVPDRPSPWTIHAFRNFQRLDLAPSTPLPRLSRIARGIAKHGEAFARWVELAPRAHGRLSDFPDRYLGHFACQRAYVEFVMVETSRTRRLSADDQAQLCAKYALRFVARQWADSVLFADAEEGGVYAFSPE, encoded by the coding sequence GTGGAGCAGAACAACCAGGGAACCGATCAGTCGAACTATCTTCTCGCGCCGCATCGACCGGCGCTGTGGGTAGCACCCGAAGGAGAGCATCCGCTACGGGGCGCCTGGGTGGATGCCGCCCGGCCTGCGCCCCTGATCCGTGCAGACATCGCAGCTATCACCTTGCGGAGCGTGCCAGATCGTCCATCGCCTTGGACGATCCACGCCTTCCGCAACTTCCAGAGACTCGACCTGGCGCCGAGCACTCCGCTCCCACGCCTGAGCCGCATCGCCCGCGGCATCGCCAAGCACGGCGAGGCCTTCGCCCGCTGGGTTGAGCTCGCTCCCCGCGCGCACGGCCGCCTATCCGACTTCCCCGACCGCTACCTCGGCCACTTTGCCTGCCAACGTGCCTACGTCGAGTTCGTAATGGTCGAGACATCGCGCACCCGCCGCTTGTCCGCCGATGATCAGGCCCAGCTCTGCGCCAAGTACGCCCTCCGATTCGTGGCCCGCCAATGGGCAGACAGCGTGCTGTTTGCCGACGCCGAGGAAGGCGGCGTCTACGCCTTCAGCCCGGAGTGA
- a CDS encoding site-2 protease family protein, which translates to MAALGVFVFVFALLASIAIHELGHLLTAKKFGMKASRYFIGMGPTLWSTRRGETEYGFKALPIGGFVKIVGMTQLEDLDDPRDEPRAFWRQPAPQRAVVLAAGSFMHFVIALFVLYAALVAFGEPTTETTRVRFVSECLEPDVKTECAGKPDAPAKAAGVQEGDRVVAFGGEEVTDWKSLTQLIRAQPAGRTELVVLRDGVRVPLEVSVVRRQIEQPDGTFVEGGQIGLYPGENKDHSVVSAMPRTGSFLWELTTGSVAGLAKLPGQIPELFKDQVEGNERRASEGAPVGVVDLGRISADAFVDGDFLAVMFMIAGLNVFVGLFNLLPLLPLDGGHLAILGFEQARTRVYKLIGRRDPGRVDLRKLMPAMVAFIVVMGSVALMLVYAGIANPISLQ; encoded by the coding sequence GTGGCCGCACTCGGGGTGTTCGTCTTCGTCTTCGCGCTGCTCGCGAGCATCGCGATCCACGAGCTGGGTCACCTGCTGACCGCGAAGAAGTTCGGGATGAAGGCCAGCAGGTACTTCATCGGCATGGGCCCGACGCTGTGGTCGACGCGCCGTGGCGAGACCGAGTACGGCTTCAAGGCGCTGCCCATCGGCGGCTTCGTGAAGATCGTCGGGATGACCCAGCTCGAGGACCTCGACGACCCGAGGGACGAGCCCCGCGCGTTCTGGCGCCAGCCCGCGCCGCAGCGCGCGGTCGTGCTGGCGGCGGGGTCGTTCATGCACTTCGTCATCGCGCTGTTCGTGCTGTACGCCGCCCTGGTCGCGTTCGGGGAGCCGACCACCGAGACGACGCGGGTCCGCTTCGTCTCCGAGTGCCTCGAGCCCGACGTGAAGACCGAGTGCGCCGGCAAGCCCGACGCCCCGGCGAAGGCGGCAGGGGTCCAGGAGGGCGACCGGGTCGTCGCGTTCGGCGGCGAGGAGGTCACCGACTGGAAGAGCCTCACGCAGCTCATCCGGGCGCAGCCCGCGGGGCGCACCGAGCTCGTCGTCCTCCGCGACGGCGTACGCGTGCCGCTGGAGGTCAGCGTCGTACGCCGCCAGATCGAGCAGCCCGACGGGACGTTCGTCGAGGGCGGCCAGATCGGCCTCTACCCTGGCGAGAACAAGGACCACAGCGTCGTCAGCGCGATGCCGCGCACGGGATCGTTCCTCTGGGAGCTGACGACAGGCTCCGTCGCAGGCCTCGCGAAGCTGCCGGGGCAGATCCCCGAGCTGTTCAAGGACCAGGTCGAGGGCAACGAGCGCCGCGCGTCGGAGGGCGCGCCCGTCGGCGTCGTGGACCTCGGCCGGATCAGCGCGGACGCGTTCGTCGACGGCGACTTCCTCGCCGTGATGTTCATGATCGCCGGGCTGAACGTCTTCGTCGGGCTGTTCAACCTGCTGCCGCTGCTGCCGCTCGACGGCGGGCACCTGGCGATTCTCGGGTTCGAGCAGGCGCGCACGCGCGTGTACAAGCTCATCGGGCGCCGCGACCCCGGACGCGTCGACCTCCGTAAACTGATGCCTGCCATGGTCGCGTTCATCGTCGTGATGGGGTCTGTCGCCCTGATGCTGGTCTACGCCGGGATCGCCAACCCGATCTCCCTCCAGTGA
- a CDS encoding proline--tRNA ligase: MALRMSSMFLRTLREDPADADVPSHKLLVRAGCVRRVAPGVYTWLPFGKMVLENVARVVREEMDRMGAQEVLFPAILPRDVYEATGRWTDYGDNIFRLKDRKGADYLLGPTHEEMFTLLVKSEYASYKDLPVSLYQIQNKYRDEARPRAGILRGREFLMKDSYSFDLSDEGLQASYDAHRAAYVRIFERLGLDYRIVFAVSGAMGGSASEEFLAVAPTGEDEYVSCTSCDYAANTEAVDTAAPPDESAEHGPMEVLDTPDTPTIETLVALLNDKGYDVTAAQTLKNVVVKLRTPGQDDEVLVVGIPGDREVDLKRLEANVYPAEVHAFEAEDFAKYPGLVRGYIGPQVLASLGIRYVVDPRVVPGSAWVTGANAEGKHAVDVVHGRDFTPAGYLPAAEVRAGDLCPRCGNALEINRGIEIGHIFQLGKKFADAFELDVLGADGKPIRVTMGSYGIGVSRAVAAIVEQHHDESGILWPRSVAPADVHLVPVGKDPAGLEAAEKYTAALEAAGLRVLLDDRGVSAGVAFADADLLGIPVVVTFGRSLKDGQAEVKDRATGERSLVPLDDLVATLTG; the protein is encoded by the coding sequence GTGGCCCTGCGGATGTCGTCGATGTTCCTGCGCACGCTGCGTGAGGACCCGGCGGACGCGGACGTCCCGAGCCACAAGCTGCTGGTCCGCGCGGGCTGCGTACGCCGCGTCGCTCCCGGCGTCTACACCTGGCTGCCGTTCGGCAAGATGGTCCTGGAGAACGTCGCGCGCGTCGTCCGCGAGGAGATGGACCGGATGGGCGCCCAGGAGGTGCTGTTCCCCGCGATCCTGCCCCGCGACGTCTACGAGGCGACCGGCCGCTGGACCGACTACGGCGACAACATCTTCCGGCTCAAGGACCGCAAGGGCGCCGACTACCTCCTCGGGCCTACGCACGAGGAGATGTTCACGCTGCTCGTGAAGAGCGAGTACGCGTCGTACAAGGACCTGCCCGTCTCGCTCTACCAGATCCAGAACAAGTACCGCGACGAGGCCCGCCCCCGCGCCGGCATCCTGCGCGGGCGCGAGTTCCTCATGAAGGACTCGTATTCCTTCGACCTGTCCGACGAGGGGCTGCAGGCGTCGTACGACGCGCACCGGGCGGCGTACGTCCGCATCTTCGAGCGCCTCGGTCTCGACTACCGCATCGTCTTCGCGGTATCGGGCGCGATGGGCGGCTCGGCGAGCGAGGAGTTCCTCGCCGTCGCGCCCACCGGCGAGGACGAGTACGTCTCCTGCACCTCCTGCGACTACGCCGCCAACACCGAGGCCGTCGACACCGCCGCGCCCCCGGACGAGTCCGCCGAGCACGGGCCGATGGAGGTGCTCGACACCCCCGACACGCCGACCATCGAGACGCTCGTCGCGCTGCTGAACGACAAGGGGTACGACGTCACGGCGGCGCAGACGTTGAAGAACGTCGTCGTCAAGCTCCGTACGCCCGGCCAGGACGACGAGGTGCTCGTCGTCGGCATCCCCGGCGACCGCGAGGTCGACCTCAAGCGGCTCGAGGCCAACGTCTACCCGGCCGAGGTGCACGCGTTCGAGGCCGAGGACTTCGCGAAGTACCCCGGTCTCGTGCGCGGCTACATCGGCCCGCAGGTGCTCGCCTCGCTGGGCATCCGCTACGTCGTCGATCCCCGCGTCGTGCCCGGCTCCGCGTGGGTCACCGGCGCCAACGCCGAGGGCAAACACGCGGTCGACGTCGTGCACGGCCGCGACTTCACGCCCGCCGGCTACCTGCCCGCGGCCGAGGTGCGCGCGGGGGACCTGTGTCCCCGGTGCGGCAACGCGCTGGAGATCAACCGCGGCATCGAGATCGGGCATATCTTCCAGCTCGGGAAGAAGTTCGCGGACGCGTTCGAGCTCGACGTGCTCGGCGCCGACGGCAAGCCGATCCGGGTGACCATGGGCTCGTACGGCATCGGCGTCTCGCGCGCCGTCGCGGCGATCGTCGAGCAGCACCACGACGAGTCAGGCATCCTCTGGCCGCGCTCCGTCGCGCCCGCCGACGTGCACCTCGTACCCGTCGGCAAGGACCCCGCCGGCCTCGAAGCCGCGGAGAAGTACACGGCTGCCCTGGAGGCGGCCGGGCTGCGCGTCCTGCTGGACGACCGCGGGGTGTCGGCGGGCGTGGCGTTCGCCGACGCGGACCTGCTGGGGATCCCGGTGGTGGTGACGTTCGGGCGGTCGCTGAAGGACGGTCAGGCGGAGGTCAAGGACCGCGCGACGGGGGAGCGTTCGCTGGTGCCGCTCGACGACCTCGTCGCGACCCTCACCGGCTGA
- the dxr gene encoding 1-deoxy-D-xylulose-5-phosphate reductoisomerase, giving the protein MRDVVLLGSTGSVGTQAVDVVKRNPSLFRVVGLAAGGANPGLLAEQALDLGAEVVAVARASAVQDLQLAFYAAAQRRGYASGDYKLPRIVAGLDAAAEVAAHPCDVVLNGMTGSIGLAPTLAALDAGRTLALANKESLIVGGPLVKARAKEGQIVPVDSEHSALAQCLRGGRREEVRRLVVTASGGPFRGRSDLDDVTVEDALAHPTWDMGPVVTINSATLVNKGLEVIEAHLLFDIPYDAIEVVVHPQSLIHSMVEFHDGSTIAQVSPPDMRLPISLGLSWPDRVPEAQQPMDWSAPVTMTFEPLDAEAFPSVGLARRAGEAGGTAPGVFNAANEEAVAAFLAGTLPFPGIVDTVERVLGEHEVGNCATLADVLDAEDWARRRARELAGTAPAGVVGAQ; this is encoded by the coding sequence GTGCGCGACGTCGTCCTCCTCGGCTCGACCGGGTCCGTAGGGACCCAGGCCGTCGACGTCGTCAAGCGCAATCCGAGCCTCTTCCGCGTCGTCGGCCTCGCCGCGGGTGGCGCCAACCCTGGCCTCCTCGCCGAGCAGGCCCTCGACCTCGGCGCCGAGGTCGTGGCCGTCGCGCGCGCCTCGGCGGTGCAGGACCTCCAGCTCGCGTTCTACGCCGCCGCGCAACGCCGCGGCTACGCCTCGGGCGACTACAAGCTGCCCAGGATCGTCGCGGGACTGGACGCCGCCGCCGAGGTCGCGGCCCACCCGTGCGACGTCGTCCTCAACGGCATGACCGGCTCGATCGGCCTCGCCCCGACACTGGCAGCGCTGGACGCCGGCCGCACGCTCGCGCTCGCCAACAAGGAGTCGCTCATCGTCGGCGGCCCCCTGGTGAAGGCACGGGCCAAGGAGGGGCAGATCGTCCCCGTCGACTCCGAGCACTCGGCGCTCGCCCAGTGCCTCCGGGGCGGCCGCCGCGAGGAGGTACGCCGCCTGGTCGTCACGGCCAGCGGGGGCCCGTTCCGCGGCCGCTCCGACCTCGACGATGTCACGGTCGAGGACGCGCTCGCGCACCCGACCTGGGACATGGGCCCCGTCGTCACGATCAACAGCGCGACGCTGGTCAACAAGGGTCTCGAGGTCATCGAGGCGCACCTGCTCTTCGACATCCCGTACGACGCCATCGAGGTCGTCGTGCACCCGCAGTCGCTCATCCACTCGATGGTCGAGTTCCACGACGGCTCGACCATCGCCCAGGTCAGCCCGCCGGACATGCGGCTGCCGATCTCGCTCGGCCTGTCCTGGCCGGACCGCGTGCCCGAGGCGCAGCAGCCGATGGACTGGTCGGCACCGGTGACGATGACGTTCGAGCCGCTGGACGCCGAGGCGTTCCCCTCGGTCGGTCTGGCCCGGCGAGCGGGGGAGGCGGGCGGCACCGCGCCCGGGGTCTTCAACGCCGCCAACGAGGAGGCGGTTGCCGCGTTCCTGGCCGGAACCCTGCCATTTCCTGGCATCGTGGACACCGTCGAACGTGTTCTCGGCGAGCACGAGGTCGGGAACTGCGCGACGCTTGCCGATGTTCTGGATGCTGAGGACTGGGCGCGCCGGCGCGCCCGGGAGCTGGCGGGGACGGCCCCCGCCGGAGTCGTGGGAGCGCAGTAG
- a CDS encoding DsrE family protein: MLVAKAAVDEGHEVTLFLAADAVQLIRDAVLDSLNGLGTGSLRESYDAVVAGGGRLYLSGMSSKARGVTEADLAGKPAEFAMPARLVQLSLESDRMFTY, from the coding sequence ATGCTGGTCGCCAAGGCGGCCGTTGACGAGGGTCACGAGGTCACGCTCTTCCTCGCGGCCGACGCGGTGCAGCTCATCCGCGACGCCGTCCTCGACTCGCTGAACGGCCTCGGTACGGGCTCGCTGCGCGAGTCGTACGACGCCGTCGTCGCGGGCGGCGGGCGGCTCTACCTGTCGGGCATGTCGAGCAAGGCGCGCGGCGTCACCGAAGCCGACCTGGCGGGCAAGCCGGCGGAGTTCGCGATGCCGGCGCGGCTGGTCCAGCTCTCCCTGGAGTCCGACCGGATGTTCACGTACTGA
- a CDS encoding zf-HC2 domain-containing protein, translated as MTHDEVRELLGAVADGEAARTADLAAHLRECVGCAAYDDALARLSTLTAALPRERAPETLPARVTRRIRRRRRARWYVPALAAATAALVALPLLPGPQAALTPLPPAAAAEPLLTLRSLYVERTVTSGEVVSRERIWWRAPSSVRIERRVTEPGGGSYDTLTIETPGRRYAEGELTTGLPPSIALPEPLSVTAALLGADRGPGPVVAGMRTRTYEVVVDGETRTAHVADGIGLGGTDSSIVLSKTGGRGTVKTTQKAEVNAAVPDSLFEPPLGPAPSTEAGFAERDLGDLAIEPVRRPEGFEVVRAGSGPDGEAVLLARGSLPVLVTSGGLRDYPEVRTVVRGVEPYYVGVDLYAAPAVQVQTEHGVVTVSAPLPLDSLVELAVEMYGVE; from the coding sequence ATGACCCACGACGAGGTACGCGAGCTGCTCGGCGCCGTCGCCGACGGCGAGGCCGCGCGCACCGCTGACCTCGCCGCGCACCTCCGTGAGTGCGTGGGCTGCGCGGCGTACGACGACGCCCTCGCCCGCCTCTCGACGCTCACGGCCGCGCTGCCCCGAGAGCGCGCACCGGAGACTCTCCCCGCGCGCGTGACGCGCCGGATCCGCCGGCGCCGCAGGGCGCGCTGGTACGTCCCCGCTCTCGCCGCCGCCACCGCCGCGCTCGTCGCGCTGCCGCTGCTGCCAGGTCCGCAGGCCGCGCTGACGCCGCTGCCTCCGGCCGCCGCCGCGGAGCCGCTGCTGACGCTGCGCTCCCTCTACGTCGAGCGCACCGTGACCTCCGGCGAGGTCGTGAGCCGCGAGCGCATCTGGTGGCGCGCGCCGTCGTCGGTCCGCATCGAACGCCGCGTCACCGAGCCCGGCGGCGGGTCGTACGACACGCTCACCATCGAGACCCCAGGGCGCCGGTACGCCGAGGGCGAGCTGACCACGGGCCTGCCGCCGTCGATCGCGCTGCCCGAGCCGCTGTCCGTGACGGCCGCGCTGCTCGGCGCCGACCGTGGCCCGGGGCCCGTCGTCGCGGGCATGAGGACGCGGACGTACGAGGTCGTCGTCGACGGCGAGACGCGCACCGCCCACGTCGCCGACGGCATCGGCCTGGGCGGCACGGACTCGTCGATCGTCCTCAGCAAGACCGGCGGGCGCGGCACGGTCAAGACGACGCAGAAGGCCGAGGTCAACGCCGCCGTGCCCGACTCGCTCTTCGAGCCGCCGCTCGGCCCCGCCCCGTCGACCGAGGCGGGGTTCGCCGAGCGCGACCTCGGCGACCTCGCGATCGAGCCCGTACGCCGCCCCGAGGGCTTCGAGGTGGTCCGCGCGGGGAGTGGCCCCGACGGCGAGGCGGTGCTGCTCGCGCGCGGCTCGCTGCCGGTGCTCGTGACCTCCGGCGGGCTGCGGGACTACCCCGAGGTGCGGACCGTCGTCCGCGGCGTGGAGCCGTACTACGTCGGTGTCGACCTCTACGCCGCACCGGCCGTGCAGGTCCAGACCGAGCACGGTGTCGTCACGGTGTCCGCGCCGCTCCCGCTCGACTCGCTCGTCGAGCTCGCGGTCGAGATGTACGGCGTGGAATAG